The following coding sequences lie in one Gadus macrocephalus chromosome 1, ASM3116895v1 genomic window:
- the fkbp1ab gene encoding FKBP prolyl isomerase 1Ab, with protein MGVEIETITPGDGRTFPKKGQTCVVHYVGSLTDGRKFDSSRDRDKPFRFKIGKQEVIRGWEEGVVQMSVGQRAKLTCTPDFAYGNKGHPGIIPPNATLIFDVELLSLE; from the exons ATGGGAGTAGAGATCGAGACCATCACCCCCGGCGACG GAAGGACTTTCCCGAAGAAAGGACAGACGTGTGTTGTGCATTATGTTG GTTCCCTCACAGATGGACGTAAGTTCGACTCCTCTCGCGACAGGGACAAGCCTTTTAGGTTCAAGATTGGCAAACAGGAAGTGATCAGAGGCTGGGAAGAGGGTGTAGTGCAG ATGAGTGTTGGTCAGAGGGCCAAATTGACCTGCACTCCGGATTTTGCCTATGGAAACAAGGGTCATCCTGGGATCATCCCACCTAACGCAACTCTAATATTTGACGTTGAGCTGCTGAGCCTGGAATGA